The DNA window ACTTAGCACAATGtaaaaccaaaaaaataatGTTCTTAGACCTAAAAGTAGGGGTAGGCAATAAGTACAATGGCTTTTATTCTCTGTTTCCCATACTGCACTAAATCAAATTAACCAGGACGGACTCTGCTCTCTTAGTAATGAGACATAGTtgatgaatgtttttaaaaaatgcacacTAGCCACATTTGCATATGTGCCCTCTAAGGCTGTGTGATGTCAGGAAATACCTAATCGTGATTTTTCGTAACATTGTTATCactgtttttttacattgaGCTTATTTTCTATAAAAGAATGTGTTTTTGCCAAGGAGGACTTCTTAAATGGAAGTCaaggtaaaaagattttatttaagtcattttgaagcatttctattcgtcatgaaatattcacacaatgtgatGCTCCTGTTTTCGAATGAGTAGtgaacaaaaatgaagatacgTGTCTTTCATTGGACAAACACATTGCAGACACTTCCATCTAGTGGTTATATCCTGCAAGTCCTGTAATTTGTGAACATCATACAGTTTTTCATCTAAAAGCAAAATTACTCCTGGAAAACGACTTCTGCTGAAATTGATGTAGTTCAGACAACTGAGATGACCTCAGAGTGCAGTAAAAAGCCACAGTGGTGAAAGACAGAAAATGGCAATAACTTGGTTTTCCTGCACCAATGAAAACACTAAAGCAGATTAAAGTGAACAGAGTTTAGCCCAGATGGcactgagaaacacacacacacacacacaccatggctCTCAGTACCTATGCTCACATTTCCAGAGCAacttcctcaaacacacacacacacacagtgctgtgaGCTGATTGATGAGACAGATGGAGCTAGGAGACAGAGAGCGAGCATAGAGCAGTCGTGTGCCAGCATGATCCCTCTCCTCATCAATAACTCCAATAAATATGGTAGGATCcaacctctctctcacacacgctcaCATACGCAGAGCATATAGTGCATTTTATGTGGATCTGTATAATGTAAAATTacaatattgattttatttacaataattaaATTTACCAACAAAGTTTTATCTTAAATGCTTacattgatattttatttttggaatCGCAGCAAACACCTATCCATTTGATTTTACTATGTTACATAGATGCAGTATGCTGATTTTGCTCATTGCTGAAACAAATCTTAAAGAATTTTCctatctttaattaaaaaaaataatcaagcACACCTGGGACCTCAAGACACGAATACTCGTTCTCAGAGCAATTAAGACTGTTCACAGCAAACAAGTTAAACACTAATGTGAACCATGGGACAtagcaaaataataatataacactCAAACTACACCTTCTGAAAATGTGTTAAGTAATTGCACTTTATACACTGTTGCGGATTTGTTTAATGGGAACATTTTGCAATAAAAAAGTAGGATATTTAAAAACTTACTTGACAACTATTAGGAATACTATACTCACAGGTCCACTtcagaaacattttaaatgacttCTCTTTAGATTCCACTCAATCTGAGAAAAGTTCTTTTCCATGTCTCCATACAGATCACTATTACAAAGTTTTGCTGGCGTACTCTAACTTGACCACTCCATTCTGCGGTAAGTTCAGGGATGATCCATGGTATTGCTCCATCTTGCTTGTCTTGTTTATCATCGGTCTACCGGTGGGTGTGCTGGGTAATGTTGCAGCCATTTTGAACTACACCTGCTGTCAACGCTCATGGACAACCGGGACTGTGTTCCTGTTAAATCTGGCCCTGTGCGACTTCGTCTGGCTCCTTCTGTTGCCCTTTACGCTATACTTCACCACACAGCGCCCTTATTTGGCCAGCTTCCATGTATTTTGCCAACTTAAGAAAACTCTCTTCAACATCAATGTCTACGGGAGCATTTTCTTCCTGGCTCTAATCAGTTTTGATCGTTATGCTGGGACAGTGCACCCAATCAGCTCGCTGCGCTGGTGGAACAATAGGAAAGCCTGCATCTGCTGTGTCTTCACCTGGCTTGTGCTTCTGCTGGGATCCATTCCTGATTTCTTTGTAACCTTTGCTTTCAGTCGCCCTGACAATGCCAGTGTCTGCATGGACCACCTCTACGGCCCATTCACTTATATGACGGTCATCTCGCTGATGCGTACgctggtgggtttcctcctgccACTGGGGGTGATGAGTTCCTTTTATGCCAAAATGATGACCGTGCTGAAGAGCATGCCAGGGGAGCAAGAGAGGCAGAGGAGCAGGCGGCAGATTGGCATTTCCCGCAGAGCTGGAAAGCCTCTTGTTCTCATCACAGCAGCTCTGGTGGTTTTTGTGGTGTCTTACATGCCGTACCATATCATGATTGTGACTTTGGTGTTCATGCGATACACTGGTCATGTAACTGatgaaaatgtaaacacactctacacagCCAATGAGTTCTTAGAGGCTATGTGCAGTGTGAGCAGTTGTCTGGACCCCCTGCTGTACATTCTGGCTAGTGAGCGCTTCCAGAAATGTTGGAAGGGGCTAAAGAGGGGCACAAGACAGATGTGCAGCAGAGCCAGCAGGAGGGTGGGAGTTCAGGACGCAGTGTTAGAGGGATAAAGAGCAGTAAGAATTCAGTTAGAAATTTAGATAACAGGTGACATAAAACTGAATTCTTACAGCCACTGCTGTGAAATCAGCTTTCTTGGGGATGTACATTGATTtcaaggtcttttttttttttttttttttttacctatgtTCAAGAGGTATGTCACATGGAAATCAAAATAGGCTTGGGATATTCTGTATTTACATTGTAGCCAATGCTGGGGATAGGATTTCCTCAGAGTTGAATATTGATATGAGGCTTTGGCCCTGGTATGGTTTACCAGAGTTAAAGAGTTAAAACTGTACATCATCAGATGCAACTTGTGTTGATACAAACATTCCTGATCAATATGAAGTTCCACATATTTATTGGTATAAATCACTTCCCTCTAGATAAAACATTGAAACTATCTCTTTAAAATcatacaaacacatttattcattatctgtaacccttatcaagttcagggtcatggtgggtccggagcctacccggaatcattgggcgcaaggcggaaatacaccctggagggggcacaaacATATTACTATGTGCTAATGGATCCCACTTATTCCCTTTGAAACTGTGTGGCATTTTCTGAACAAATTGAACCACAGGAAAGAACCCATGGACTGATGACTgcaagtgtttgtgttttgagtAACATGCACTGTGTACTTTTGTTTAAGTTTGATATTCATATTATATCAAATTCAGCTTTGTCTTTTTAAGAATTATGAGAGTAAAACAATACAGTTTTACTAACGTTTATAAATGAGAACCATATCAGTTTTTATACAACCCTTAGTTCCGGTCGTGCATTCTGATTGGTTGGGAAGCGTTCTAAAGCGTGATTTATTTCACAATAACAGCACGTTTTTTTTCCACAACCTCTGTATCAGTCGACTGAACGCTGTTGCTAAAAACTCTCTGTGGTGCAGGTGTCGTTATCACATTTTTCACCGCTAAATTAGCTTCGGTTCATGTTTTACACCAATAAACTGTCATCAGTTTACTTCTGAGAATACTAATACTGATAAGAATCACGTGATTGATATACTCAATCACTGTTATTAACACGTTTTACTCATAAGTTTAACTTGAAATAAATGGAGACTGAGGGCAGTGACTGGCACTAAAGACTAATACAACACTTCAACACTAATTCAAAATAAGGCATTAATTAAATGCCAGTTTAAgaacacaaaaacaagaaaaatgaagACAGAAACCAGGTACCAGTGGTGAGAAAGCCAATCGGAGATTCAGTTGCTGTAACAGTCCTTAGCATTCGTgctgagctgtttttttttaactgtatatTCAGGGCGCCTTAATGCATTCCCCAtaccctacatagtgcactaacaTTACATGTAAGTCATGACTGTGGGTTTAGAACCGagcacaaaatatttaaaattaagtcatgCAACCATGgttcaatattaaaatgttaGCTATATTAGAAGTGTAATGCATTATGTGTGGTTACCTCAAATGGTGCACTACAAAGGGAACATGCGGAAATTTCAGGTAGTTGCAGCTCTCCGGGTAGATAAAGACTCTCTTGGGCAGAAGCAAGTTTATCTGAAGTAGTTTATTCTGCAGATTAGGGGTCTGGGTAGTGATACTGTAGTGGTGAGCAGAGGcggtgagtgcagttcagtagAATTCATTGCGGTGACGTAACAACAAGCTACTTGTTGAGGAACTGTAATTTCGAGTTATTACCTGAACTGTTGAATAAAAGCAATAGAACACTCGAGGTTGTGTGTTATCATGAAATAACAGCATGGCTGAGATGGACTATAGCACTCGCCTTCGCCTTGTGCCTCCACCACATCTCAGCCATGCTGTTATTTCATGATAACACACAACCTCGAGTGTCTTCTATTGCTTAAGTGAAGCACTATTTACTGAAAACTGTTGCATTTCACTTTTGATCATGTAAAATTACATTAGTTAACTCAGTCAAATCTGCTTTTCACTATCAAATATCTACTATTTCATTCCTGTTCTATGAAGCAGGTAGAATATGCTGGGACGTTTTTTGTAATCTGCTATTTATAGTCTGATTAGGCCAGTAAACAAAACTATATTGAAAGCACTATGAGAGCTGTATCTCAGATTTTAAAAGCTACCAACATCGGTTACAATATTCaataaagcacattttaaaatctatctATTGCTTGGAGGAAGCTCTAACAAGAACATGTCTGGGCACTTAGGTTTAAAAATGGAACACAGCCTGTACATTTCCTCCTGAGGTGTCTAACACTGCAGGGTGAATCCAAGCCGGCCGAACCCCAGTCCTAACCACATCTGCCCAACTCTCTGTGGACTCGGCCGGAGAGAATCCATTCATCATGTTCTACAAGGGCAGGGACTCAGGGCTAGCAGCAAGGAGCCAACACACAGTAACTGACCCACGGGAGTCGGTTACCAGGGAAACACAGGTCACGTCGATTAATCAGAGACAAATATACCGCTGTCCAACCACGGCTAGAGGATACTGGTATTTCAACACACGCAGTATGTATATCACATGCTGTATGAGTGCACACCACCTCTACAGTAGCCCTTTATGATACATGCACCAATGGAGTCAAAAATCCATTCATCCTGAAAGCAATAGGCAATTTCCTGCCATTTGTTAGCTCTTCTCTTTGGACTTTGGAAACACCTGTTCACTGCACATGTCTAACAAAGCAGAAGACAATATGTTTACTCTGAACTGATTGGTTTGCTGTTTGTTATACAGCCTTATTCCACATGTCTAATAATTCATTAGCTATGAATAACTGGTAAATTTTGGGAACTGGAATGAATGTATTGTGTGAATTCAGTCATTGTTCAGCTCCTGAATGCTACTGATGAAGAGGAACACAGTAC is part of the Hoplias malabaricus isolate fHopMal1 chromosome 4, fHopMal1.hap1, whole genome shotgun sequence genome and encodes:
- the LOC136693756 gene encoding succinate receptor 1-like, producing the protein MDHLYGPFTYMTVISLMRTLVGFLLPLGVMSSFYAKMMTVLKSMPGEQERQRSRRQIGISRRAGKPLVLITAALVVFVVSYMPYHIMIVTLVFMRYTGHVTDENVNTLYTANEFLEAMCSVSSCLDPLLYILASERFQKCWKGLKRGTRQMCSRASRRVGVQDAVLEG